In Rhineura floridana isolate rRhiFlo1 chromosome 22, rRhiFlo1.hap2, whole genome shotgun sequence, a single genomic region encodes these proteins:
- the LOC133374577 gene encoding uncharacterized protein LOC133374577 isoform X2 has translation MAGAVSALTISIVGVLVATHLGRAACLQRDAFSFLPPQVNVQNEASLLLALSELGDQGVAPGITCDLRNHLMVYHGQPEGCVTRKMEASEPLPSCQELESYFQAVLKNATLGITSEVQIVGTGSLGSLTTLLCSNKPTYLVNSFAPSPRQPMSRLS, from the exons ATGGCTGGGGCTGTGTCTGCGCTTACCATCAGCATCGTGGGGGTCCTGGTGGCAACGCACCTGGGCCGAGCAGCCTGCCTCCAG AGAGACGCCTTCAGCTTCCTGCCACCTCAAGTCAACGTCCAGAATGAAGCGTCACTGTTGCTGGCTCTCagcgaactgggagaccagggggtGGCACCGGGGATCACCTGCGATTTAAGAAAT cacCTGATGGTGTATCATGGCCAACCAGAAGGGTGTGTGACACGCAAGATGGAGGCATCTGAACCACTACCGTCGTGCCAGGAACTGGAGAGCTACTTCCAAGCTGTCTTG AAAAATGCCACGCTGGGGATCACTTCGGAGGTGCAGATTGTGGGAACCGGCTCTCTGGGCAGCCTCACCACTTTGCTGTGCAGCAATAAGCCTACCTACCTGGTCAACAGTTTTGCAC CTTCTCCAAGGCAGCCCATGAGCAGACTTTCTTAG